In Thunnus albacares chromosome 10, fThuAlb1.1, whole genome shotgun sequence, a single window of DNA contains:
- the si:ch211-145o7.3 gene encoding forkhead box protein N2 — protein MENSSHTLPPSSPCPTTLGGSLPFSSSPQQTCSNGRVSLPLSPISFPPSPTSLSPATAESFQSSSPLSHCTASQCLEGQNVQCLSLANISDQDDLTCLSWLHQRGNLLPLQPLPKMAPLPQLESSTSSQSFSPGSSKPPYSFSSLIFMAIEDSPDKRLPVKDIYEWIVNNFPYYRTASGGWRNSVRHNLSLSKSFRRIQRDKSQSVGKGSLWCVCPEYRPALLEVLRKTHSYHSTNSNLINKPELLEGADYGVPAVCDSMEISDPLSHTLLLSTPSPQTLITDNPSFAENPPCPLTPDHEELVTMESVDYQQEEVSEEMEKDPLSDSGYIELHYYQSHQYQYLVLPGDTELDLETVEILQLDAEAQEAAGSLLDLAGGGY, from the exons atggagaataGCTCTCATACACTGCCACCCTCGTCTCCGTGTCCCACCACTCTCGGAGGgtctctgcctttctcttcCTCGCCACAGCAGACCTGCTCAAATGGCCGCGTCTCGCTCCCGCTTTCACCTATTTCATTCCCTCCATCCCCTACCTCACTTTCTCCAGCAACAGCAGAGTCTTTTCAGTCTTCCTCCCCTCTTTCACACTGCACAGCGTCTCAGTGCCTCGAAGGACAAAATGTACAATGCCTCAGCCTGGCGAACATATCTGACCAAGATGACCTGACCTGCCTCAGCTGGCTGCATCAGAGGGGCAACCTGCTACCGCTACAGCCCCTTCCCAAAATGGCACCACTGCCTCAGCTAGAGTCCTCCACGTCTTCTCAGTCTTTTTCTCCTGGCTCCTCCAAGCCGCCGTACTCCTTCAGTAGTCTGATCTTCATGGCGATAGAAGATTCACCGGACAAGAGGCTTCCAGTGAAGGACATCTATGAATGGATTGTGAACAATTTCCCCTACTACAGGACAGCGTCTGGAGGCTGGAGGAACTCCGTCCGACACAATCTATCCCTGAGCAAGAGCTTCCGTCGCATTCAGAGGGACAAGAGCCAG TCAGTGGGGAAGGGATcgctgtggtgtgtgtgtccagaGTACCGGCCGGCGCTCCTCGAGGTGCTCAGAAAGACGCATAGTTATCACAGCACCAACAGCAATCTGATAAACAAGCCTGAACT ATTGGAGGGAGCTGACTACGGGGTGCCTGCGGTGTGTGACTCTATGGAAATCTCAG ACCCTCTTTCACACACCCTCCTCCTGTCCACGCCCTCACCCCAAACCCTGATCACTGATAATCCATCTTTCGCTGAAAACCCACCTTGCCCTTTGACCCCGGATCACGAGGAGCTCGTCACCATGGAGTCGGTCGATTACCAGCAGGAGGAGGTCAGtgaggagatggagaaagacCCCCTGTCAGACAGCGGGTACATCGAGTTACACTACTACCAGTCTCACCAGTACCAGTACCTGGTGCTGCCGGGTGACACCGAGCTGGACCTGGAGACTGTAGAGATCCTTCAGCTCGACGCCGAGGCCCAAGAGgctgctggatcactgctggACCTGGCAGGAGGTGGATATTAA